The Mercurialis annua linkage group LG2, ddMerAnnu1.2, whole genome shotgun sequence genome contains a region encoding:
- the LOC126668136 gene encoding MDIS1-interacting receptor like kinase 2-like produces the protein MFSFLFFRLSITFLLLSLLHVLASANNTTQAISLLKWKNTLDSSTRSALSSWVGDSPCNSSWTGISCDDSGSVANITLPSYGLKGTLQNLTFISFPRLRFLNLTNNSIHGGFPSQIGDLLKLDTLDLSNNEISDSIPQEIGKLSSATYIDLSNNRLSGVIPNSIGNLTELSVLYLGQNQLSGSIPEDIGMLKSLTDFQLSSNFLTGSIPPSIGNLSNLSILYLDDNKLSGFIPQEIGKLRSLSELALLNNNLTGSIPSSIGNLTNLEMLILFNNSLSGSIPQEIGKLKSLTHLVLSFNFFTGSVPASIGSLTNLSELYFGSNKLTGILPLELNSLTHLKAFDAFSNKISGRLPENVCLGGILVYFSVQDSNFSGSVPRTLKNCSSLWRMQLQKNQLTGNISEDFGVYPLLTYMDISDNKFYGELSWKFEEFHNLSTFRISNNNISGRIPTQLVEATQLQLLDLSSNQLVGEIPKEFAKLKLIKLSIYYIIERINGGLSLISIK, from the coding sequence ATGTTTTCCTTTCTCTTCTTCCGTCTTTCCATTACTTTCCTTCTGCTTTCTCTTCTTCATGTTCTTGCTTCTGCAAATAATACTACACAAGCAATTTCTCttctaaaatggaaaaatacgCTCGATTCTTCAACCCGATCCGCCTTGTCTTCTTGGGTTGGTGACAGCCCCTGTAATTCTTCTTGGACTGGTATTTCTTGCGACGACTCTGGATCCGTCGCTAATATAACTCTGCCAAGTTATGGTCTGAAAGGTACTCTTCAGAATCTCACCTTCATTTCATTTCCCCGTCTGAGGTTTCTTAACCTCACCAACAACTCTATCCATGGCGGATTTCCTTCTCAAATCGGCGATCTTTTAAAACTCGACACGCTTGACTTGTCGAATAATGAAATCTCAGATTCGATTCCTCAAGAAATCGGAAAGTTAAGCTCTGCTACTTACATTGATTTATCAAACAATCGTCTATCCGGTGTAATTCCCAATTCTATCGGAAACTTGACAGAGCTTTCGGTTCTTTATCTTGGTCAGAATCAACTTTCCGGTTCAATACCTGAAGATATCGGAATGTTAAAGTCGCTCACTGATTTTCAGTTATCATCTAATTTTCTGACCGGCTCAATTCCACCTTCTATAGGGAACTTGTCAAACCTGTCAATTCTTTATCTTGACGACAACAAACTCTCCGGTTTCATACCTCAAGAAATCGGAAAATTGAGATCCTTAAGTGAACTCGCGTTGTTAAACAATAATCTGACCGGTTCAATTCCGTCTTCCATAGGAAACCTGACGAACCTCGAGATGCTTATTCTTTTCAACAACTCACTCTCTGGTTCCATACCTCAAGAAATTGGAAAATTGAAATCTCTCACTCACCTTGtattatcattcaattttttcaCAGGTTCAGTCCCGGCTTCCATAGGGAGCCTGACAAATCTATCAGAACTCTATTTCGGTAGCAATAAACTTACTGGAATACTTCCTTTAGAGCTTAATAGTCTTactcatttaaaagcttttgATGCATTTTCTAATAAAATAAGCGGCCGTTTACCTGAAAACGTCTGCCTCGGCGGAATACTGGTGTATTTTTCTGTTCAAGACAGTAATTTCAGCGGTTCAGTACCGAGAACATTGAAAAATTGCAGCAGCTTATGGAGGATGCAGCTTCAGAAAAATCAACTCACCGGGAATATATCTGAAGATTTCGGCGTGTACCCGCTTTTGACCTATATGGATATCAGTGATAATAAATTTTACGGTGAGCTTTCTTggaaatttgaagagtttcaTAATTTGTCAACCTTCAGAATCTCAAACAATAATATATCTGGTCGAATTCCAACTCAACTCGTCGAGGCAACCCAATTGCAGTTACTTGATCTTTCATCAAATCAGTTAGTAGGAGAGATTCCGAAGGAATTTGCGAAGTTGAAGCTGATAAAactatctatatattatataattgagaggatcaACGGAGGCCTCTCATTGATTTCTATAAAATAG